The following coding sequences lie in one Anas platyrhynchos isolate ZD024472 breed Pekin duck chromosome 15, IASCAAS_PekinDuck_T2T, whole genome shotgun sequence genomic window:
- the BHLHA15 gene encoding class A basic helix-loop-helix protein 15, with amino-acid sequence MKTKAKGKKQKNTVDKEAFSEESAMKKKELVKCLRHKERRNERSKESSKITAARAKHPWSSKDRHLRRLESNERERQRMHKLNNAFQALREVIPHVRAENKLSKIETLTLAKNYIKSLTSIILNMSNGHFPAAEGMGGAWGSKLCQHYQQQYVDDDHEEHPQKHTT; translated from the coding sequence ATGAAGACTAAAGCCAAAGGGAAGAAGCAAAAGAATACTGTTGATAAAGAAGCATTTTCAGAGGAgtcagcaatgaaaaaaaaagaactggtgAAATGCTTGAGACACAAAGAAAGGAGGAATGAGAGAAGTAAGGAGAGCAGCAAGATTACTGCAGCCAGAGCCAAGCACCCTTGGAGCAGTAAAGACAGACATTTGAGGAGACTGGAAAGCAACGAGCGGGAGAGGCAGAGAATGCACAAGCTCAACAATGCATTCCAGGCCTTGCGGGAGGTAATCCCTCATGTGAGAGCTGAGAATAAACTTTCCAAAATAGAGACTCTCACACTGGccaaaaattacattaaatcCTTGACCTCCATTATACTCAATATGTCCAACGGACACTTCCCAGCTGCAGAAGGGATGGGGGGAGCCTGGGGGTCCAAACTGTGCCAGCATTATCAACAGCAGTATGTAGATGATGATCATGAGGAACATCCGCAAAAACATACCACATAG